In Streptantibioticus cattleyicolor NRRL 8057 = DSM 46488, a genomic segment contains:
- a CDS encoding quaternary amine ABC transporter ATP-binding protein, with protein MTAVSAATATAPDAPLRRRPPSTPVFQVRDLWKVFGPKADRVPGSPEADLDAAELRRRTGCTVAVRDVSFDVHPGEVFVVMGLSGSGKSTLVRCLTRLIEPTDGRIAIDGEDVRGMDRGTLRQLRRHRAAMVFQHFGLLPHRTVLDNVAYGLEIQGRGRSERRRRAAEMVAKVGLAGLEGRRPGQLSGGQQQRVGLARALAADPEVLLFDEPFSALDPLIRRDMQEEVVRLHREEGRTMVFITHDLSEALRIGDRIALMRDGRIVQCGTPEEIVGSPADDYVRDFVRDVPREQVLTVRNAMRPVRDGEAGSGPALAPGTLVRDAIESVARTGLPARVVEEGRCLGVVDHATLLAVVAGVAGRAAA; from the coding sequence ATGACCGCCGTGAGCGCCGCCACCGCCACCGCCCCCGACGCGCCGCTGCGCCGCCGTCCGCCGAGCACCCCGGTCTTCCAGGTACGCGACCTGTGGAAGGTCTTCGGCCCCAAGGCCGACCGGGTGCCCGGCTCCCCGGAGGCCGACCTCGACGCCGCCGAACTGCGCCGCCGCACCGGCTGCACGGTGGCCGTCCGCGACGTGTCGTTCGACGTCCACCCCGGCGAGGTCTTCGTCGTGATGGGGCTGTCCGGCTCGGGCAAGTCCACCCTGGTGCGCTGCCTGACCCGGCTGATCGAGCCGACCGACGGACGGATCGCCATCGACGGCGAGGACGTCCGCGGCATGGACCGCGGCACCCTGCGGCAACTGCGCCGGCACCGGGCCGCCATGGTCTTCCAGCACTTCGGGCTGCTGCCGCACCGCACCGTGCTGGACAACGTCGCCTACGGCCTGGAGATCCAGGGCCGGGGCCGCTCCGAACGGCGCCGCAGGGCCGCCGAGATGGTGGCCAAGGTGGGCCTGGCCGGGCTGGAGGGACGCCGCCCCGGCCAGCTCTCCGGCGGCCAGCAGCAGCGCGTCGGCCTCGCCCGGGCGCTCGCCGCCGACCCCGAAGTCCTCCTGTTCGACGAGCCGTTCAGCGCCCTCGACCCGCTCATCCGCCGCGACATGCAGGAAGAGGTCGTCCGCCTGCACCGCGAGGAGGGGCGCACCATGGTCTTCATCACCCACGACCTGTCCGAGGCGCTGCGCATCGGCGACCGGATCGCCCTGATGCGCGACGGCCGCATCGTGCAGTGCGGCACCCCCGAGGAGATCGTCGGCTCCCCGGCCGACGACTACGTCCGCGACTTCGTCCGCGACGTGCCGCGCGAACAGGTCCTCACGGTACGCAACGCGATGCGCCCGGTCCGCGACGGCGAGGCCGGATCCGGCCCGGCGCTCGCCCCCGGCACGCTGGTGCGCGACGCCATCGAGTCGGTCGCCCGCACCGGCCTCCCCGCCCGGGTCGTCGAGGAGGGCCGCTGCCTGGGCGTGGTCGACCACGCCACGCTGCTGGCCGTGGTGGCCGGCGTCGCCGGGAGGGCCGCCGCATGA
- a CDS encoding ABC transporter permease, whose product MTTLTALPRQTTGLRHTVLRHPASRKLAVIAVLAAAVTGTGLALGGPSWTAGAWPHALTVDVSHPLKAASDWIVDNRDTHPLFLYFFGWISYAVVESVRAVYLLLLALGWAGVTVAAGLLSWRVAGVRVAVTAVVSFAVCGALGMWVPTMQTLALMVVAVAASVAVGALLGLAGGVSDTAFRALRPVLDTMQVLPAFAYLLPVVLVFGIGVPAAVLATVVYAAPPMARLTALGLRGADPGVLEAVTSLGATARQRLLTARLPLARRELLLGLNQTIMMALSMAVIASVIGAGGLGDRVYQALSTVDVGNALAAGIPIVLLAVVLDRTTAAAGHRTERGTSGRRALLTALAALAATVLAALAGRLAHSAVWPDAWHLAIAAPVNDAVNWMTGHLYSGVPVIGGTADWAAGFTSWVLDPLRSGLQGLPWWSVLLITGALAWLIGTWRTALTAVAALAVIGVLGVWDLSMDTLSQVLAAVAVTLVVGVAVGIAATRSKRLDAALRPVLDVFQTMPQFVYLIPVVALFGAGRAPAVAAAVVYALPAVVRITAQGVKQVDPGVLEAARSLGATPGQRLRQVQLPLARPALLLAVNQGVVLVLAVVIIGGMVGGGALGYNVVFGLAQGDLATGLVAGAAIVCLGLALDRVTQPAPGASSAERKGR is encoded by the coding sequence ATGACCACGCTGACCGCCCTCCCCCGGCAGACCACCGGGCTCCGACATACCGTGCTGCGCCACCCGGCCTCCCGCAAACTCGCCGTGATCGCCGTCCTCGCGGCGGCCGTCACCGGCACCGGGCTCGCCCTCGGCGGCCCCTCCTGGACCGCCGGCGCCTGGCCGCACGCGCTCACCGTCGACGTCTCGCACCCGCTGAAGGCGGCCAGCGACTGGATCGTCGACAACCGCGACACCCACCCGCTCTTCCTCTACTTCTTCGGCTGGATCAGCTACGCCGTGGTGGAGTCGGTGCGCGCCGTCTACCTGCTGCTGCTCGCCCTCGGCTGGGCCGGGGTCACGGTCGCCGCCGGGCTGCTGTCGTGGCGGGTGGCCGGGGTACGGGTCGCGGTCACCGCGGTGGTCTCCTTCGCGGTGTGCGGGGCGCTGGGCATGTGGGTGCCGACCATGCAGACGCTGGCGCTGATGGTGGTCGCGGTGGCCGCCTCGGTGGCGGTCGGCGCGCTGCTGGGGCTGGCCGGCGGGGTCTCCGACACCGCGTTCCGGGCGCTGCGGCCGGTGCTGGACACCATGCAGGTGCTGCCCGCCTTCGCCTATCTGCTGCCGGTGGTGCTGGTCTTCGGCATCGGGGTGCCCGCCGCGGTGCTGGCCACCGTGGTCTACGCGGCCCCGCCGATGGCCCGGCTCACCGCGCTCGGGCTGCGCGGCGCCGACCCCGGCGTGCTGGAGGCGGTCACCTCGCTGGGCGCCACCGCCCGGCAGCGCCTGCTGACCGCCCGGCTGCCGCTGGCCCGCCGGGAACTGCTGCTCGGCCTCAACCAGACGATCATGATGGCGCTCTCCATGGCCGTGATCGCCTCGGTGATCGGCGCCGGCGGCCTCGGCGACCGGGTCTACCAGGCGCTGTCCACCGTGGACGTGGGCAACGCGCTCGCCGCGGGCATCCCGATCGTGCTGCTCGCGGTCGTCCTGGACCGCACCACCGCCGCCGCCGGCCACCGTACCGAACGCGGCACGTCCGGCCGGCGCGCCCTGCTCACCGCGCTCGCCGCGCTGGCCGCCACCGTCCTGGCCGCCCTCGCCGGGCGCCTGGCGCACTCCGCCGTCTGGCCCGACGCCTGGCACCTGGCCATCGCCGCGCCCGTCAACGACGCGGTGAACTGGATGACCGGCCACCTGTACTCCGGCGTCCCGGTGATCGGCGGCACCGCCGACTGGGCGGCCGGCTTCACCTCCTGGGTGCTCGACCCGCTGCGTTCCGGGCTGCAAGGGCTGCCGTGGTGGTCGGTGCTGCTGATCACCGGCGCCCTCGCCTGGCTGATCGGCACCTGGCGCACCGCGCTGACCGCGGTAGCCGCGCTGGCCGTCATCGGCGTGCTGGGCGTGTGGGACCTGTCGATGGACACGCTCTCCCAGGTGCTCGCCGCCGTCGCGGTGACGCTGGTGGTCGGGGTGGCCGTCGGCATCGCGGCGACCCGCAGCAAGCGGCTGGACGCGGCGCTGCGTCCGGTGCTGGACGTCTTCCAGACCATGCCGCAGTTCGTCTACCTGATCCCGGTGGTCGCGCTCTTCGGCGCGGGCCGGGCCCCGGCGGTCGCCGCCGCCGTGGTCTACGCGCTCCCCGCGGTGGTACGGATCACCGCGCAGGGCGTCAAGCAGGTCGACCCCGGCGTGCTGGAGGCGGCGCGGTCGCTCGGCGCCACCCCGGGACAGCGCCTGCGGCAGGTCCAACTCCCGCTCGCCAGGCCCGCGTTGCTGCTCGCCGTCAACCAGGGCGTGGTCCTCGTGCTGGCCGTCGTCATCATCGGCGGCATGGTCGGCGGCGGCGCCCTCGGCTACAACGTCGTCTTCGGCCTCGCCCAGGGCGACCTGGCCACCGGCCTGGTGGCGGGGGCGGCCATCGTCTGCCTGGGGCTGGCGCTGGACCGGGTGACGCAGCCGGCGCCCGGTGCGTCGTCCGCCGAGCGGAAGGGGCGCTGA
- a CDS encoding ABC transporter substrate-binding protein produces the protein MRTATKLTAAVLAAVAVATASGCGAADMTKQASPYAAAQGAHSVTLSVQSWVGSQANVAVASYLLEHELGYHVDTVQVDEVPAWDALSQGRVDAILEDWGHPDQEKRYVDDKHTIVPAGAEGVTGHIGWWVPKYFADQHPDVLDWHNLDKYAALLRTSESGAEGQLLDGSPSYVTNDKALVKNLHLDYQPVFAGSEAAQITQLKQYAKEKKPFLTYWYEPQWLFNEIPFEEVKLPPHTPACDRKAPEDIDCAYPTTALRKYLNAGFARHGGKAARFLENFHWTKEQQNEVAQLIAERKLSPDEAAKRWVESHRSVWRAWIPR, from the coding sequence ATGAGGACCGCCACCAAGCTCACCGCCGCCGTGCTCGCCGCCGTCGCGGTCGCCACCGCGAGCGGCTGCGGCGCCGCCGACATGACCAAGCAGGCCTCCCCCTACGCCGCCGCCCAGGGCGCCCACTCCGTCACGCTCTCCGTGCAGTCGTGGGTGGGTTCCCAGGCCAACGTGGCCGTGGCGAGCTACCTGCTGGAGCACGAACTCGGCTACCACGTCGACACCGTCCAGGTCGACGAGGTCCCCGCCTGGGACGCGCTCAGCCAGGGCCGCGTCGACGCCATCCTGGAGGACTGGGGCCACCCCGACCAGGAGAAGCGGTACGTCGACGACAAGCACACCATCGTCCCCGCCGGCGCCGAAGGGGTCACCGGTCACATCGGCTGGTGGGTACCGAAGTACTTCGCCGACCAGCACCCCGACGTCCTCGACTGGCACAACCTCGACAAGTACGCCGCACTGCTGCGCACCTCCGAGAGCGGCGCCGAGGGCCAACTCCTGGACGGCTCGCCCAGCTACGTCACCAACGACAAGGCGCTGGTGAAGAACCTCCACCTGGACTACCAGCCGGTCTTCGCCGGCTCCGAGGCGGCCCAGATCACCCAGCTCAAGCAGTACGCCAAGGAGAAGAAGCCGTTCCTCACCTACTGGTACGAACCCCAGTGGCTCTTCAATGAGATCCCGTTCGAGGAGGTGAAACTGCCGCCCCACACCCCCGCCTGTGACCGCAAGGCCCCCGAGGACATCGACTGCGCCTACCCCACCACCGCGCTGCGCAAGTACCTCAACGCGGGCTTCGCCCGGCACGGCGGCAAGGCGGCGCGGTTCCTGGAGAACTTCCACTGGACCAAGGAGCAGCAGAACGAGGTGGCCCAGCTCATCGCGGAGCGGAAGCTGTCGCCGGACGAGGCGGCGAAGCGGTGGGTGGAGTCACACCGTTCGGTGTGGAGGGCGTGGATTCCGCGTTAG
- a CDS encoding helix-turn-helix domain-containing protein: protein MAAVSRAVEETNRRMLRARDAMDRAYAQPLDVPALARIAHVSPAHFARTFRATFGETPHRYLQRRRVERAMFLLRETDRGVTDICFEVGFGSPGTFSRTFRDIVGRSPREYRKESVPIRVPTCFAMAWTRPSG from the coding sequence ATGGCGGCCGTGAGCCGAGCCGTCGAGGAGACCAACCGCCGGATGCTGAGGGCCCGGGACGCCATGGACCGCGCGTACGCGCAGCCCTTGGACGTCCCGGCCCTGGCCCGGATCGCCCACGTGTCCCCGGCGCATTTCGCCCGCACCTTCCGCGCCACGTTCGGCGAGACCCCGCACCGCTACCTCCAGCGCCGCCGGGTGGAACGCGCGATGTTCCTGCTGCGGGAGACCGACCGCGGCGTCACCGACATCTGCTTCGAGGTCGGCTTCGGCAGCCCGGGGACGTTCAGCCGGACCTTCCGCGACATCGTCGGCCGCTCGCCGCGCGAATACCGGAAGGAATCGGTGCCCATCCGCGTGCCGACCTGCTTCGCCATGGCCTGGACCCGGCCGAGCGGCTGA
- a CDS encoding VOC family protein, with protein MFNTITHSQIYVLDQDEALDFYVGKLGLEVAADVDLGFMRWLTVRVPGEEREILLEKPGPPACSEETAAQIRDLVTKGAMGGWVILRTDDCRKTYETLLAKGVEFTEEPTERPYGIDCGLRDPFGNRLRIGQPKG; from the coding sequence ATGTTCAACACCATCACGCACTCGCAGATATACGTCCTCGACCAGGACGAGGCCCTCGACTTCTACGTCGGCAAGCTCGGTCTGGAGGTCGCCGCCGACGTCGACCTCGGCTTCATGCGCTGGCTGACCGTCCGCGTCCCCGGCGAGGAGCGCGAGATCCTGCTGGAGAAGCCGGGCCCGCCCGCGTGCTCCGAGGAGACCGCCGCGCAGATCCGCGACCTGGTGACCAAGGGCGCGATGGGCGGCTGGGTCATCCTCCGCACCGACGACTGCCGCAAGACCTACGAGACGCTGCTGGCCAAGGGCGTGGAGTTCACCGAGGAGCCGACCGAGCGGCCGTACGGGATCGACTGCGGGCTGCGGGACCCGTTCGGGAACCGGCTGAGGATCGGCCAGCCGAAGGGCTGA
- a CDS encoding carboxymuconolactone decarboxylase family protein: MTTTPSHDTTDPLVPAPPRRLDLGKHAPDFYEAMSALHKAASTGLDPVIEELVKIRASQLNGCAFCVDKHTHEARRIGLPEQKLYAIPVWRETPFFTARERAALALAEAVTHLDPHHGVPDPVYDEAARLFPEPELTRLIAMCVTINAWNRIGVTCRMSPGRRREG, translated from the coding sequence ATGACCACGACGCCCTCCCACGACACCACCGACCCCCTCGTCCCCGCCCCGCCCCGCCGGCTCGACCTCGGCAAGCACGCCCCCGACTTCTACGAGGCGATGTCCGCCCTCCACAAGGCGGCCTCCACGGGCCTCGACCCGGTGATCGAGGAACTGGTCAAGATCCGCGCCTCCCAGCTCAACGGCTGCGCCTTCTGCGTCGACAAGCACACCCACGAGGCCCGCCGCATCGGCCTGCCCGAGCAGAAGCTCTACGCCATACCCGTCTGGCGCGAAACCCCCTTCTTCACCGCCCGCGAACGCGCCGCCCTCGCCCTCGCCGAAGCCGTCACCCACCTCGACCCCCACCACGGCGTCCCCGACCCCGTCTACGACGAAGCCGCCCGCCTCTTCCCCGAACCCGAACTCACCCGCCTCATCGCCATGTGCGTCACCATCAACGCCTGGAACCGCATCGGCGTGACGTGCCGGATGTCGCCGGGGCGGCGTAGGGAGGGGTGA
- a CDS encoding LLM class flavin-dependent oxidoreductase, whose product MKIGLGLPIDDPAALLSWARRADAGPFSTLGLLDRLVYGNPEPLVTLAGLAGATSRIRVQTEVLIAPVHNTAMLAKQTATLDRISGGRFTLGIGVGGREDDCLAAGVDIHRRGRRLDGQMALLRRVWSGEPYGDGVGPIGPRPATPGGPEVLFGGFAPAALERVARFGDGFLGAALPPHLMTGLFRDVEAAWEKHARPGRPRLVAQLNVALGPAGTLAHARHNIRDYYAFTGRAGHMAEGLLTTPERIRETTDAFFAIGADEVMLYCWSSDADQIDRLADAVF is encoded by the coding sequence ATGAAGATCGGCCTCGGCCTCCCCATCGACGACCCCGCCGCGCTGCTGAGCTGGGCACGGCGTGCCGACGCGGGACCGTTCAGCACCCTCGGGCTGCTGGACCGGCTCGTGTACGGCAACCCCGAACCGCTCGTCACGCTGGCGGGTCTCGCCGGTGCCACGTCCCGTATCCGCGTCCAGACCGAGGTGCTGATCGCGCCGGTGCACAACACGGCGATGCTGGCCAAGCAGACCGCGACCCTCGACCGTATCTCCGGCGGCCGTTTCACGCTCGGCATCGGTGTCGGCGGCCGGGAGGACGACTGCCTGGCCGCGGGCGTCGACATCCACCGCCGGGGACGCCGCCTCGACGGGCAGATGGCCCTGCTGCGCCGCGTCTGGTCCGGCGAGCCGTACGGGGACGGCGTCGGCCCCATCGGCCCGCGCCCCGCGACGCCCGGCGGCCCCGAAGTCCTCTTCGGCGGCTTCGCCCCCGCCGCGCTCGAACGCGTCGCCCGCTTCGGCGACGGCTTCCTCGGCGCCGCCCTGCCGCCCCACCTCATGACCGGCCTCTTCCGCGACGTCGAGGCCGCCTGGGAAAAACACGCCCGGCCCGGCCGCCCCCGCCTCGTCGCCCAACTGAACGTCGCCCTCGGCCCGGCCGGCACCCTGGCCCACGCCCGGCACAACATCCGCGACTACTACGCCTTCACCGGCCGCGCCGGCCACATGGCCGAGGGCCTTCTCACCACCCCCGAGCGCATCCGCGAAACCACCGACGCCTTCTTCGCCATCGGCGCGGACGAGGTCATGCTCTACTGCTGGTCGTCGGATGCCGACCAGATCGACCGGCTGGCGGACGCGGTGTTCTGA
- a CDS encoding ABC transporter ATP-binding protein, whose protein sequence is MPVEVEDLTYEIAGRQLLNHVGLSVRAGESVAVMGPSGAGKSTLLSLLLGLVRPDSGRILVAGQDVAALRGGKLAAFRRAHVGMVFQFGELLPELKPVENVALAGLLGGSPGRTAYARAGELLDAVGLAGLGAVTTAELSGGERQRVAVARALMGAPDLLLADEPTGSLDEESRAQIAALLFAAPKEHGCALVVVTHDATVAARADRVLRLRAGELVPGGAG, encoded by the coding sequence ATGCCGGTTGAAGTCGAAGACCTGACGTACGAGATCGCCGGACGCCAGTTGCTGAACCATGTCGGCCTGTCCGTACGGGCCGGTGAGTCGGTCGCCGTCATGGGGCCTTCCGGCGCGGGGAAAAGCACGTTGCTGTCCCTGCTGCTCGGACTGGTCAGACCCGATTCCGGACGTATTCTCGTGGCCGGCCAGGATGTGGCGGCATTACGTGGGGGCAAGCTGGCCGCGTTTCGCCGTGCGCACGTCGGGATGGTGTTCCAGTTCGGCGAGTTGCTTCCGGAGCTGAAGCCGGTGGAGAACGTCGCGTTGGCGGGTCTGCTGGGCGGATCGCCCGGCAGGACGGCGTACGCGCGCGCCGGTGAGTTGCTGGACGCGGTCGGGCTGGCCGGTCTCGGCGCGGTGACGACGGCGGAGTTGTCGGGCGGTGAGCGGCAACGTGTCGCGGTGGCACGGGCGTTGATGGGCGCGCCGGATCTGCTGCTGGCCGACGAACCCACCGGTTCGCTGGACGAGGAGTCGCGGGCGCAGATCGCGGCGCTGCTCTTCGCGGCGCCGAAGGAGCACGGGTGCGCGCTGGTCGTGGTCACCCACGACGCGACGGTGGCGGCGCGGGCCGACCGGGTGCTGCGGCTGCGCGCCGGTGAGCTCGTACCCGGGGGTGCCGGGTGA
- a CDS encoding IS5/IS1182 family transposase, with protein sequence MSGVITASEPSWIAPFTGLSPRQFGKLITALRREGVDPVRKGRPWSLPLEDRVLLIAAYWRTNLTLRQLAPLFGVSKSAADRIIDHLGPALALQQRKRFRKDTVLIMDGTLVPTRDHTIAEQSKNYRYSTNHQVVIDADTRLVVAVGRPVAGNRNDCKAWELSGAKDAVGKTTVIADGGYRGTGLVIPHRREKGQTELPEWKEEHNASHRKVRARVEHVFARMKGWKILRDCRLKGDGVQHAMLGIARLHNLVLAG encoded by the coding sequence GTGTCTGGTGTGATCACGGCGTCTGAGCCCTCCTGGATAGCCCCGTTCACTGGGCTGAGCCCGCGCCAGTTCGGCAAGCTGATCACCGCGCTCCGGCGTGAGGGTGTGGACCCGGTGCGCAAGGGTCGGCCATGGAGCCTGCCGCTGGAGGACCGCGTGCTCCTGATCGCCGCGTACTGGCGGACGAACCTGACCCTGCGCCAACTGGCCCCGCTGTTCGGGGTGTCCAAGTCGGCGGCCGACCGCATCATCGACCACCTCGGGCCCGCGCTCGCGCTCCAGCAGCGCAAGCGGTTCCGCAAGGACACCGTGCTCATCATGGACGGCACCCTCGTTCCCACCCGTGACCACACCATCGCCGAGCAGTCCAAGAACTACCGGTACTCCACCAACCACCAGGTCGTCATCGACGCCGACACCCGGCTCGTCGTCGCGGTCGGCCGACCAGTCGCAGGCAACCGCAACGACTGCAAGGCGTGGGAGCTGTCCGGCGCGAAAGACGCCGTCGGCAAGACCACGGTCATCGCAGATGGCGGCTACCGGGGCACCGGCCTGGTCATCCCGCACCGCCGCGAGAAGGGCCAGACCGAACTCCCGGAATGGAAGGAGGAGCACAACGCCTCCCACCGCAAAGTCCGCGCCCGTGTAGAGCACGTCTTCGCCCGGATGAAGGGCTGGAAGATCCTTCGCGACTGCCGGCTGAAGGGCGACGGCGTCCAGCACGCCATGCTCGGCATCGCCCGCCTGCACAACCTCGTCCTTGCCGGGTGA
- a CDS encoding lactococcin 972 family bacteriocin: protein MKTLGRSIALIGAAAALSAGAFISPATAAAPQQQAPAFLGHPKAWGEVTFTINPSSKTMSPQRATESVGGGTWEYGSGIDGGSKSCWSNYVHPSLRHSATATIANAVDKEYADAGSWADAYVTAGLSYTCKAYWATY, encoded by the coding sequence ATGAAGACCCTCGGCAGATCAATCGCCCTCATCGGTGCGGCTGCGGCATTGTCCGCTGGAGCCTTCATTTCGCCAGCCACTGCGGCAGCTCCCCAGCAGCAGGCGCCCGCGTTCCTGGGGCACCCGAAGGCATGGGGCGAGGTGACTTTCACCATCAACCCTTCTTCGAAGACGATGTCTCCGCAGAGGGCCACTGAAAGTGTCGGCGGTGGAACATGGGAATACGGCTCCGGCATTGACGGCGGCAGCAAGTCATGCTGGTCCAATTACGTACACCCGTCGCTGCGTCACTCGGCGACGGCGACCATCGCCAACGCCGTGGACAAGGAGTACGCCGACGCCGGTAGCTGGGCGGACGCATACGTCACCGCCGGCCTCAGCTACACCTGCAAGGCGTACTGGGCGACGTACTAA
- a CDS encoding DUF6518 family protein produces MHSSRSRILASVAALAVGAVLGVLGPLLNIAGGPTGHVASLVLSAGWAWAALAFCVGLTRRSKMESAILAPASLIIAVIAYYATKITQGDYLAYDHADPSGKTTYIDWADALSKAAVWCLVACILGSLLGLAGNLARRHGIRGLPFRVLVPLVAIVDTSMRLRFDAPLQGAIPTTTWNVIRFAAVAVIVILAGHTVITTRSAERTHR; encoded by the coding sequence GTGCACTCTTCGCGATCCCGTATCTTGGCGTCTGTGGCCGCGCTGGCAGTTGGCGCGGTCCTCGGGGTTCTCGGCCCACTTCTCAACATAGCTGGCGGCCCGACAGGCCATGTGGCAAGTCTCGTCCTGTCCGCCGGATGGGCCTGGGCCGCACTGGCTTTCTGTGTCGGCCTCACACGGAGATCCAAAATGGAGTCCGCCATCCTGGCCCCCGCATCTCTGATCATCGCGGTGATCGCATACTACGCGACCAAAATTACGCAAGGAGACTACCTAGCGTACGACCATGCCGACCCTTCCGGGAAGACAACGTATATCGACTGGGCCGACGCACTATCAAAGGCGGCGGTCTGGTGCTTAGTCGCTTGCATTCTCGGCTCTCTCTTGGGACTGGCCGGTAATTTGGCGCGGAGGCACGGTATTCGCGGCCTACCTTTCCGAGTGCTGGTTCCGCTGGTGGCTATCGTTGACACGTCGATGCGACTCCGTTTCGATGCCCCCCTGCAAGGGGCAATCCCGACGACGACGTGGAACGTTATCCGCTTCGCTGCTGTGGCCGTCATCGTCATCCTCGCAGGGCACACAGTGATCACCACCCGATCCGCCGAACGGACGCACAGGTAA
- a CDS encoding IS630 family transposase, producing MPGPKPLPLELSDHERRVLRGWMRKQTASQALVLRSRIVLACAEGRPNAQVADDLGVSRETVRKWRSRFAADRLEGLVDRPRSGAPRKITDEQVEALVARTLGQAPPTGDSHWSTRSMAEAVGMSQSAVSRIWRAFGLKPHIVETWKLSTDPQFVTKVRDVVGIYLSPPQNALVLAVDEKSQIQALDRTQPVLPMAPATPAKMTHDYVRHGTTSLFAALDIASGSVIAQHYRRHRHQEFLRFLKTIDAAVPKDLDLHLVLDNYATHKTEPVKKWLLRHPRFHLHFTPTSASWLNLVERWFAELTCRKLRRSAHHSVVELERDIRGWINEWNKNPKPFVWTKTADDILGTLAAYCTRINDSGH from the coding sequence GTGCCTGGTCCGAAGCCGTTGCCGCTGGAGTTGTCCGATCACGAACGCCGGGTGCTGCGGGGTTGGATGCGCAAGCAGACCGCCTCTCAGGCGCTGGTGCTGCGGTCGAGGATCGTGTTGGCGTGCGCGGAGGGCCGACCGAACGCGCAGGTCGCGGATGACCTGGGTGTCTCGAGGGAGACGGTGCGCAAGTGGCGGTCCCGGTTTGCCGCGGACCGGCTGGAGGGCCTGGTGGACCGGCCGCGTTCGGGGGCGCCGCGGAAGATTACGGACGAGCAGGTCGAGGCCCTGGTCGCCAGGACGCTCGGTCAGGCGCCGCCGACAGGAGATTCGCATTGGTCGACGCGTTCGATGGCCGAGGCGGTGGGGATGTCGCAGTCGGCTGTCTCCCGGATCTGGCGGGCGTTCGGCCTCAAGCCGCACATCGTGGAGACCTGGAAGCTGTCGACCGACCCGCAGTTCGTGACCAAGGTCCGCGACGTGGTGGGCATTTACCTGTCCCCGCCGCAGAACGCCCTGGTCCTGGCAGTGGACGAGAAGTCGCAGATACAGGCCCTGGACCGGACCCAGCCGGTGCTGCCGATGGCGCCGGCCACGCCGGCGAAGATGACGCACGACTACGTCCGGCACGGCACGACCAGCCTGTTCGCCGCCTTGGACATCGCGTCCGGCTCGGTCATAGCCCAGCACTACCGACGCCATCGCCACCAGGAGTTCCTCCGCTTCCTGAAGACCATCGACGCCGCCGTACCCAAGGACCTGGACCTGCACCTGGTCCTGGACAACTACGCCACCCACAAGACCGAGCCGGTCAAGAAGTGGCTGCTCCGGCACCCCCGCTTCCACCTGCACTTCACCCCCACCTCGGCGTCCTGGCTCAACCTCGTCGAGCGCTGGTTCGCCGAGCTGACCTGCCGCAAACTCCGCCGCTCGGCCCACCACAGCGTCGTCGAACTCGAACGGGACATCCGCGGCTGGATCAACGAATGGAACAAGAACCCCAAGCCGTTCGTCTGGACGAAGACCGCCGACGACATCCTCGGCACTCTCGCCGCATACTGCACACGAATTAACGACTCAGGACACTAG